The segment GCATGCGGGCGGCGGCGCTATCAGACGAGCGAGGACTATGTGGGCGGGGCTGCCTATGATGTCTATGGTGTGCCGTTGCATGACGACACAATGGCGAAGGCGAAAGCCCATGACGGCGTCTTATTGGGGGCTGTTGGTGGTGAGACGTGGGAGTCTCTTCCCTTTTCGCTACGTCCTGAGCGTGGTCTCTTGGCGTTGCGTAAGGGTCTTGGGTTGTTTGCCAATGTGCGTCCGGCCATTGTGTTCGAGCCTTTGCTCCATGCGTCGAGCCTCAAGCCAGATATTGTGAAAGGTTTGGATATTGTCATCATACGGGAATTGACAGGCGGTCTTTATTTTGGTGAGCCAAGGGGCATTCAGCGGGATAAGGACGGGCAACGTGTTGGTGTCAATACCCTTGTGTATCACGAGCATGAGATACGGCGTCTTGCTCGTGTTGGTTTTGAGATGGCGCGTCTTAGACAGAAGAAAGTCTGTTCCATCGATAAGGCGAATGTCTTAGAGGCGACGGGACTATGGCGAGAGGTTGTCTCCGCTCTTCAAGAACAGGAATATCCAGACATTGCTCTCACCCATATGTATGTGGATAACGCCGCGATGCAGCTTGTGCGTTGCCCTTCCCAGTTCGATGTGCTCATCACGACAAATATGTTTGGGGACATCCTATCGGACGAGGCGTCTATGTTGACGGGGTCTTTGGGGATGTTGCCATCGGCCTCTGTGGGTGATGTCTCTTCAGACGGCAGGCGTCATGGCCTTTATGAACCAGTGCATGGCTCAGCGCCAGACATTGCTGGTCAAGGGATTGCCAATCCCTTGGCGACGATTTTGAGTTTAGCGCTCATGTTGCGTTCCTCTTTTCTTGATAACGATGCGGCGCATGCCATCGAGGATGCCGTCGTGCGGGTTTTGCGCGCTGGCTATCGCACGAGGGATATTGCGCCGACGGGTGGCGATGACGCCCAAGGCGTGACGGTCGTCTCGACTCAGGCGATGGGAAGCCATGTGGCGCACTCTGTGCGTGAGCATTGGCATGCGTAACAAAAGTGAGACACGAGGGCGACAAAACGCTTTGCGGGGCTTTTTGCGGGGCTTTTTGTGAGGTTTATGATGGCACAGGACTATACCATTGCTGTTGTGGGCGCTACTGGCGTCATTGGACGGGAGATGATAGGGATTCTTGCCGAGAGGCGTTTCCCCGTGAAGCAGTTGCATGCTCTTGCGTCCGAACGTTCAGCAGGGGAGAGGCTCACGTATGGGAGGACGGGCAGTGTTTCTGTTGGCGTCCTCAAGGATTATGATTTTCGCGATTGTGATATTGTCTTAGCGTCCGCTGGTGGCGCTGTTGCCGCCGCTATGGCTGAGCGCGCCACAGAGCACGGCGCCATTCTCATCGATAATTCTTCCCATTTTCGCATGGACGAGGATGTGCCTCTTGTGATTCCAGAGGTCAATGCTGAGGCGTTGGCGTCCTACGAGAGAAAACGGATGATCGCTAATCCCAATTGTTCGACGATTCAGATGCTTGTGGCGCTGAAGCCTTTGCATGACATGTGGCGGATACGCGACATTGTTGTGGCAACCTATCAGTCCACGTCTGGAGCGGGTCGGGAAGCGATGGACGAATTATGGGAACAGAACTGCGCCCTTTTTAATAACAAAGAGATTGTCTGTGAAGCCTTTCCTCGACAAATTGCCTTTAATACGATACCGTCCATCGATATATTCCTCGATGATGGGGCGTGCCGAGAAGAGTGGAAGATGTGCGTTGAGACTCGTAAGATATTGGGGGATGACTCCATCGGTGTGTTGGCGAGCTGTGTGCGTGTTCCTACGCTCATAGGGCATGGCGAGGCCGTCCATGTGACGTTCGAGGAGAAGGTTGATGTCCATAAGGCGCGGGTTGCGCTGGCACAAGCTGACGGCGTCACCGTTGTTGATGACGCGCAAGAGACAGGACGCTCCTTCATCACGCCCTTAGAGTGTGTGGGCGACGATGACGTCTATGTGAGTCGCCTTCGTGGCGACCCTCACCACTCGAGGCGTCTGGCGTTATGGGTTGTTGCCGACAATGTGCGTAAGGGAGGCGCGCTCAATGCCGTGCAAATTGCTGAGCATATGATACGCGACTATCTTTGAGAGACCATGACAGGAAAAAATTTCATCAGTCGCTATTTTGAGGATTATGACGTGGGCATGAAGATTGTTCATCCCTTGCCGCGCATGGTGACAGAGGGGGATAGGGCGCTCTATATTGCGCTGACAGGGTCGCGCTTTCCTCTCCATTGTAGCGACCCTTACGCCCAAGCCTTAGGCTATCCTCGTGCGCCCTTAGAGGATATGCTCGTCTTTCACATGGTGTTTGGCAGGACGGTGCCCGACCTCTCTTTGAATGCTGTGGCGAATCTTGGTTATGCTGGCTGTCGTTTTGGCGTGCCAGTCTATGTAGGTGATACGCTCTATGCCGACTCCGTCATCACAGGGGTGCGGGAAAATTCCAATGGGGTGACAGGGACCGTCTATGTCCACTCAAGGGGATGGAATCAGAAGGGGGAGACCGTGTTAGAATATGACCGCTGGCTCATGATGCGTCGACGGGATAAGAGCGCGGGGAAGG is part of the Alphaproteobacteria bacterium GM7ARS4 genome and harbors:
- the leuB gene encoding 3-isopropylmalate dehydrogenase, whose protein sequence is MEGRILLLAGDGIGPDVVAEAVKVLECVNACGRRRYQTSEDYVGGAAYDVYGVPLHDDTMAKAKAHDGVLLGAVGGETWESLPFSLRPERGLLALRKGLGLFANVRPAIVFEPLLHASSLKPDIVKGLDIVIIRELTGGLYFGEPRGIQRDKDGQRVGVNTLVYHEHEIRRLARVGFEMARLRQKKVCSIDKANVLEATGLWREVVSALQEQEYPDIALTHMYVDNAAMQLVRCPSQFDVLITTNMFGDILSDEASMLTGSLGMLPSASVGDVSSDGRRHGLYEPVHGSAPDIAGQGIANPLATILSLALMLRSSFLDNDAAHAIEDAVVRVLRAGYRTRDIAPTGGDDAQGVTVVSTQAMGSHVAHSVREHWHA
- a CDS encoding aspartate-semialdehyde dehydrogenase produces the protein MAQDYTIAVVGATGVIGREMIGILAERRFPVKQLHALASERSAGERLTYGRTGSVSVGVLKDYDFRDCDIVLASAGGAVAAAMAERATEHGAILIDNSSHFRMDEDVPLVIPEVNAEALASYERKRMIANPNCSTIQMLVALKPLHDMWRIRDIVVATYQSTSGAGREAMDELWEQNCALFNNKEIVCEAFPRQIAFNTIPSIDIFLDDGACREEWKMCVETRKILGDDSIGVLASCVRVPTLIGHGEAVHVTFEEKVDVHKARVALAQADGVTVVDDAQETGRSFITPLECVGDDDVYVSRLRGDPHHSRRLALWVVADNVRKGGALNAVQIAEHMIRDYL